In Acipenser ruthenus chromosome 15, fAciRut3.2 maternal haplotype, whole genome shotgun sequence, a genomic segment contains:
- the LOC131697620 gene encoding exocyst complex component 3-like isoform X5 — protein MDSLAGGVKEKATICSTNPFEDAETLEQVSLESMENGGENLDSAEKSGVIGKLGSELTSVPSDSEEPTSPDGQKSILQRSSLGRLSSRLWSGLRKDGAGKQEQRKSVSEDQSERWRLSGSELTSVPSDSEEPKSPDGPKALLKRSGLGRLSSRLRSGLGKDGEGKQEQLKPVNEDQSAHRILSGPELSVPGDTEENKSPDGSLSPLKRGGLGRLSSKILSGLRKDGDGKQGQMKAVAEITAEEVETPPKHKEPEEPLSVMEIHDLINKGVLEEAHLHLLLLKKELDAETSKIVQEGAQSELLRKTKDMELLCGALRDKLKSIVKDSLNNADLLTDAVKIIVEEDKKEHDPSYCEASCLKGPQEWKELWREAVQEGVRERIASVPIAKREDNQSWLAVHLALLGKSIVDDLGSVKIMVQKCYPQDFGVCDTYVASSHQAVSSHLQKIMQQKLEVNEWYALLNWTINCYESDKIMGNLVLKPEVNTESLDPLLDKDTLENMKTNYSTGLQVQLKHCLENMLNIESEKNWESEDEPEILNGYYHSEIQIDITEMTHRYVATSREIGTDLEERVLCTCSEELKRFSRQFHNTFMEWRTSSSNSALQKMHSIAYINSFSNIKTEMDKYKEKCPAQIEQLNNELDKVIQDFGATLLADFIQETEPYFKKLMTKRWLSCEDDFEKITEIIENHSELYKKMKQPCFQRSTYRKPRNNPNTDVLSFQPVI, from the exons ATGGACTCCCTGGCTGGCGGTGTGAAGGAGAAAGCTACGATTTGCAGCACCAATCCCTTTGAAGACGCAGAAACCCTGGAGCAAGTTTCATTAGAGTCTATGGAAAATGGAGGAGAAAATCTTGATTCAGCGGAGAAGTCTGGTGTGATTGGTAAATTAG GATCAGAATTAACTTCAGTTCCAAGTGACAGTGAGGAGCCAACAAGCCCAGATGGACAAAAATCTATCTTACAGAGAAGCAGCCTGGGCAGGCTGAGTTCAAGGCTATGGTCAGGACTTAGGAAGGATGGGGCGGGGAAACAAGAGCAGCGAAAATCTGTCAGTGAAGATCAGTCTGAACGCTGGAGACTCTCAG GTTCAGAATTAACTTCAGTTCCAAGTGACAGTGAGGAGCCCAAAAGCCCAGATGGACCAAAAGCTCTCTTAAAGAGAAGCGGCCTGGGCAGGCTGAGTTCAAGGCTACGGTCGGGACTCGGGAAGGATGGGGAGGGGAAACAAGAGCAGCTAAAACCTGTCAATGAAGATCAGTCTGCACACAGAATACTCTCAG GACCTGAATTATCAGTCCCAGGTGACACTGAGGAGAACAAAAGTCCAGATGGATCTTTGTCTCCATTGAAGAGAGGAGGCCTGGGCAGGCTGAGCTCAAAGATACTGTCTGGGCTCAGAAAGGATGGGGATGGTAAACAAGGCCAGATGAAAGCCGTTGCTGAAATAACAGCAGAGGAAGTTGAAACGCCACCTAAACATAAAGAACCTGAGGAACCCCTGTCAG TCATGGAAATCCATGATCTAATTAACAAGGGGGTCCTAGAAGAAGCTCATCTACATCTACTGCTGCTGAAAAAGGAGCTGGATGCAGAGACGTCAAAGATCGTGCAAGAAGGCGCTCAGTCAGAACTGTTAAGGAAGACGAAGGACATGGAGCTGCTCTGTGGCGCGCTCAGGGATAAGCTGAAATCCATCGTGAAAGACTCGCTGAACAACGCAGATCTTCTGACCGATGCTGTCAAAATAATAGTAGAGGAGGACAAGAAAGAACATGATCCGTCCTATTGTGAAGCCAGCTGTCTCAAAGGGCCCCAGGAATGGAAAGAGCTGTGGAGAGAGGCTGTGCAAGAAGGCGTGCGGGAACGAATTGCCAGCGTCCCCATCGCAAAAAGAGAGGACAACCAGTCGTGGCTGGCTGTGCACTTAGCGCTTCTCGGGAAGTCTATCGTTGATGATTTGGGGAGTGTGAAGATCATGGTACAAAAATGCTATCCACAGGACTTTGGCGTGTGTGACACTTACGTGGCAAGCTCTCATCAAGCCGTTTCTTCACACTTGCAAAAGATCATGCAGCAAAAGCTTGAAGTGAACGAATGGTATGCCCTTTTGAACTGGACAATCAACTGCTATGAAAG TGATAAAATAATGGGGAACCTTGTTTTGAAACCAGAAGTAAACACTGAAAGTTTGGATCCTTTATTAGATAAAGATACATTGGAAAACATGAAGACAAATTACAGCACTGGGCTGCAG gtgCAACTGAAACACTGTTTGGAGAATATGTTAAACATTGAATCGGAAAAAAACTGGGAAAGCGAAGATGAGCCTGAGATACTGAATGGCTATTACCACTCAGAAATACAGATCGATATAACCGAG ATGACTCACAGGTATGTTGCGACGTCACGAGAAATCGGCACAGACTTGGAAGAGAGAGTTCTGTGCACCTGTTCAGAGGAGCTGAAACGTTTCTCACGACA ATTCCACAACACTTTCATGGAATGGAGAACTTCCTCCTCAAACTCTGCATTACAAAAGATGCACTCCATTGCTTACATTAACAGCTTCAGCAACATCAA AACTGAAATGGACAAATACAAAGAGAAATGCCCAGCACAGATAGAGCAATTGAACAACGAGCTGGACAAAGTGATCCAGGATTTTGGAGCAACGCTACTAGCTGATTTTATACAAGAGACAGAG cCGTATTTTAAGAAATTAATGACAAAGAGGTGGCTTTCGTGTGAGGATGATTTTGAAAAGATAACGGAGATTATTGAAAATCATTCCGAGCTTTACAAGAAAATGAAGCAGCCGTGTTTTCAG AGGTCAACATACAGGAAGCCCAGGAATAATCCAAACACGGACGTGCTTTCATTCCAACCTGTGATTTAA